Proteins from one Panicum virgatum strain AP13 chromosome 7K, P.virgatum_v5, whole genome shotgun sequence genomic window:
- the LOC120642921 gene encoding auxin-induced protein 15A-like, with protein MMAMGYFRAPRRLYGRKPERGQHRESLSAALLVDEGEAAAAAGAVPKGYFAVYIGAEARRFVVPTSYLSQPAFRELMERAAEEFGFDQAGGLRIPCREEDFQATVAALEESRRRGGGRRTNAVGSLQLI; from the coding sequence ATGATGGCCATGGGGTACTTCAGGGCGCCGAGGCGGCTGTACGGGAGGAAGCCGGAGAGAGGGCAGCACCGGGAGAGCCTGAGCGCTGCCCTGCTCGTCGACGAAGGCgaggcagcggccgcggcgggcgcggtgcCCAAGGGGTACTTCGCCGTGTACATCGGCGCGGAGGCGCGGCGGTTCGTGGTGCCGACGAGCTACCTCAGCCAGCCGGCGTTCCGGGAGCTGATGGAGCGCGCCGCGGAGGAGTTTGGCTTCGACCAGGCCGGCGGGCTCCGCATCCCCTGCCGCGAGGAGGATTTCCAGGCCACGGTCGCCGCGCTCGAGGAGTcgaggcgccgcggcggcggccgccggaccAACGCGGTGGGTTCGTTGCAGCTAATTTAA
- the LOC120639963 gene encoding uncharacterized protein LOC120639963 — MIVDRWCSQECVEMHEAARQRRLLMPGASHHQGNRNLKAYAARYSASHGGVPCTQVQAYCLAHKGKATSDVTFNPQDPPEVYSNASVHSRLSGYTSMAQEVHGPEFDAINEPIDGEVVMRAGGGKKHGRYWFGDSLVDTATTPTLSQIRARSTSSSPAIRPRPDTTQTQIEAVKVISVSSVVPPFLHMFALNSNLGIKSFRPRWKHPSKHGKRRLRRGGGPSGTTSSKNWIKL; from the exons ATGATAGTGGACCGGTGGTGCTCGCAAGAGTGCGTGGAGATGCACGAGGCTGCCCGGCAGCGGCGTTTGCTGATGCCAGGTGCATCGCACCATCAGGGCAACCGTAACCTCAAGGCGTACGCGGCTAGATAT TCGGCGTCACATGGTGGTGTGCCTTGCACCCAAGTCCAGGCATACTGTTTGGCCCACAAAGGAAAGGCGACGTCCGATGTCACCTTCAACCCGCAGGATCCGCCCGAAGTGTACAGCAACGCAAGCGTTCACAGCCGCCTCAGTGGGTACACCTCGATGGCACAAGAAGTTCATGGGCCGGAGTTTGATGCGATCAATGAGCCCATTGATGGAGAAGTCGTCATGAGggcgggaggaggcaagaagcatggaCGGTACTGGTTTGGCGACAGCTTAGTCGACACGGCGactactcccactctctcacagattcgagccaggagtaccagctcaagccctgccatacgcccacggccagACACTACACAGACTCAGATTGAGGCTGTCAAGGTTATTTCTGTTTCATCCGTCGTTCCTCCGTTTTTACATATGTTCGCTTTGAATTCTAACCTTGGGATCAAATCCTTTAGGCCCAGATGGAAGCATCCTTCCAAGCACGGCAAGAGGCGACTGAGGAGAGGTGGAGGGCCGAGCGGGACGACATCCAGCAAAAATTGGATCAAACTCTAA
- the LOC120642922 gene encoding auxin-induced protein 15A-like — MMPMGYFRAPRRLYGRKFSERELNVNGKGLQASLLMDTAPDEVPKGYFAVYVGAEARRFVVPTSYLRQPAFRELMERAAEEFGFNQAGGLRIPCREEDFQATVAALKVRRHWRRPSTRSGGKMDTTVKAW, encoded by the coding sequence ATGATGCCCATGGGATACTTCCGGGCGCCGAGGCGGCTGTACGGGAGGAAGTTCTCGGAGAGGGAGCTCAACGTCAACGGCAAGGGCTTGCAAGCCAGCCTGCTTATGGACACCGCCCCGGACGAGGTGCCCAAGGGGTACTTCGCGGTGTACGTCGGCGCAGAGGCGAGGCGGTTCGTGGTGCCGACGAGCTACCTCCGTCAGCCGGCGTTCCGAGAGCTGATGGAGCGCGCAGCCGAGGAGTTTGGCTTCAACCAGGCTGGCGGGCTCCGCATCCCCTGCCGCGAGGAGGATTTCCAGGCCACGGTTGCCGCGCTCAAGGTGCGGCGCCATTGGCGACGGCCAAGCACGAGGAGCGGGGGCAAGATGGATACGACGGTCAAGGCTTGGTAG